The following nucleotide sequence is from Candidatus Thermoplasmatota archaeon.
CGCTCGAAGTAGTTGAGCCAGGGTTTCAGCGTCGACCTTGTCGGTCTTGACCCTGGCTTCTGCGATCGCCCGGACCTTGAGCGGGTGAGCCAGCTGTACCTCGAACCCTCTCTTCTCGATTCCCTCGTAGATGAACTCCCACATGCCCGTAGACTCGAGGACGAACTTGGCATGTTTGATACCAGCTAGGAAGACATCCAGGCTCTCATGAGTGGACGGGAACCTCTCGTTAGAGAGGGCCCGTCCTCGTTCATCGATCACGCACGCCTGACAGAATTCTTTATGCACGTCCAGTCCTATGTATAGCATGGCCTACTCGCCTCCGATTCGTA
It contains:
- a CDS encoding transposase, producing the protein MLYIGLDVHKEFCQACVIDERGRALSNERFPSTHESLDVFLAGIKHAKFVLESTGMWEFIYEGIEKRGFEVQLAHPLKVRAIAEARVKTDKVDAETLAQLLRA